From Acinetobacter suaedae, one genomic window encodes:
- a CDS encoding microcin C ABC transporter permease YejB, translating into MRTYILKRLLLIIPTLFFILLINFAVIQIAPGGPVEQAIQQAQSFQGVGLSGGETAQQSSQTQYQGARGLSAEMVEQIKAQYGFDKSAPERFWLMLKGYLSFDFGTSFFKDKPVTQLLYEKMPVTISLGLWSTLLIYLVSIPLGIRKAKQHGLIFDKSTSLLLAVGYAVPSFVFAVLLIVFFAGGSYFQWFPLQGLVSENFAQLSMLDKIKDYFWHMSLPLLSIVLGGFAGLTYLTKYSFMEELNKQYVLAARSKGLTENRVLYGHVFRNAMLIVIAGLPEALVGIFFVGNLFIEIIFNLDGLGLLGFEAIVQRDYPVIFGTLFLFTLLGLILRLISDVLYQVIDPRINFDSRGVK; encoded by the coding sequence ATGAGAACATATATATTAAAACGGCTATTACTGATTATTCCAACTTTGTTTTTTATTTTGTTGATTAATTTTGCAGTGATCCAAATTGCACCCGGTGGACCTGTTGAACAAGCAATTCAACAGGCACAAAGTTTTCAAGGCGTTGGTTTATCTGGAGGGGAAACTGCACAACAAAGTTCTCAGACACAATATCAAGGTGCGCGTGGCTTAAGTGCAGAAATGGTTGAGCAGATTAAAGCTCAGTATGGTTTTGATAAGTCTGCACCAGAACGCTTTTGGTTGATGCTTAAGGGCTATCTTTCTTTTGATTTTGGGACAAGTTTCTTTAAAGATAAACCTGTTACTCAATTGCTCTATGAAAAAATGCCCGTGACGATTTCGTTGGGTTTATGGAGTACGCTGTTAATTTATCTAGTGTCTATACCTCTTGGCATACGCAAGGCCAAACAGCATGGCTTAATCTTTGATAAATCGACCTCGTTGTTATTGGCAGTGGGTTATGCTGTTCCATCTTTTGTCTTTGCGGTATTGCTCATTGTATTCTTTGCGGGTGGGAGTTATTTTCAATGGTTCCCGCTACAAGGGCTGGTATCTGAAAACTTCGCTCAACTGAGCATGCTCGATAAAATTAAAGATTACTTCTGGCACATGAGCTTGCCGCTATTGAGTATCGTATTGGGTGGATTCGCAGGTTTAACCTACCTTACAAAATATTCCTTTATGGAAGAATTAAATAAGCAATACGTACTGGCAGCACGTTCAAAAGGGTTAACTGAAAATCGTGTGTTATATGGGCATGTATTCCGTAATGCCATGCTGATTGTGATTGCAGGATTGCCTGAAGCATTGGTTGGAATATTCTTCGTGGGTAATTTATTTATCGAGATTATTTTTAACTTGGATGGGCTTGGTCTATTGGGGTTTGAGGCTATTGTCCAGCGTGATTATCCTGTGATTTTTGGTACTTTATTTCTGTTTACCTTGCTTGGTTTAATTTTACGTTTGATCAGTGATGTGTTGTATCAGGTGATTGATCCTCGGATTAACTTTGATTCGCGAGGAGTAAAATAA
- the dnaQ gene encoding DNA polymerase III subunit epsilon, with translation MSQTITLYVDGACKGNPGLGGWGAYIITEQGEHKLCGGEAETTNNRMELQAAIEGISFCPIDAHLIIWTDSNYVKQGITEWIHGWKKKNWKDVKNPELWKKLDAVCANRNIEWNWIKGHAGHAGNEMADQLANLGAEQTAQHLKASIQANADIKKPEADWLLNDPLGLDLDTDEMIDELDVEKELETPVVETEIESSVQTSESIETTQHPHIVVTEAKFNLQGPRQLILDTETTGFYYQDGDRIIEVGAIEMINRKLTGSSIHIYINPEKPVGDSVDVHGITDEFLQDKPKYAEIADTLFAYLKGAEIIAHNATFDMNFLDMEFKRVGLPLLSEVCEVTDTLALAKNKHPGQKNSLDALVRRYEIPARDRTFHGALLDAEILADVYLAMTGGQVSFDMDSLSQEEKDQKKTTRQRIQIDLAVIRPSEHELSEHETWVKQFEEKHGEPCLFAK, from the coding sequence ATGTCACAAACAATCACTCTTTATGTTGATGGCGCATGTAAAGGCAATCCAGGCTTAGGTGGTTGGGGGGCATATATCATTACAGAACAAGGAGAACACAAGCTCTGCGGTGGTGAAGCAGAAACAACGAACAATCGTATGGAGCTACAAGCTGCAATTGAAGGTATTTCTTTTTGCCCAATCGATGCGCATCTGATTATTTGGACTGATTCTAACTATGTAAAACAAGGAATTACAGAATGGATTCATGGCTGGAAAAAGAAAAACTGGAAAGATGTTAAAAACCCAGAACTTTGGAAAAAACTTGATGCCGTTTGTGCCAATCGTAATATTGAATGGAATTGGATCAAAGGCCATGCTGGGCATGCTGGTAATGAAATGGCGGATCAACTCGCAAACTTAGGTGCAGAACAAACTGCTCAACACCTCAAAGCATCAATACAGGCTAACGCTGATATAAAAAAGCCTGAAGCCGATTGGCTTTTAAATGATCCTTTGGGCTTAGACCTTGATACAGATGAAATGATCGATGAATTAGATGTTGAAAAGGAGTTAGAAACTCCAGTGGTAGAAACAGAAATAGAGAGTTCAGTTCAAACGTCAGAATCAATCGAAACTACTCAACATCCCCACATTGTGGTTACTGAAGCTAAATTCAACTTACAAGGGCCACGACAACTGATCCTTGATACGGAAACCACTGGTTTCTATTATCAAGATGGCGACCGAATCATTGAAGTCGGTGCAATTGAAATGATCAACCGTAAACTTACGGGAAGTTCAATCCATATCTATATTAATCCAGAAAAACCTGTAGGAGACTCGGTTGATGTGCACGGTATCACTGATGAGTTTCTACAAGATAAACCCAAATATGCTGAAATAGCAGATACTCTGTTCGCCTATCTAAAAGGTGCAGAAATCATCGCACATAATGCAACATTCGATATGAACTTCTTAGATATGGAGTTCAAACGTGTCGGTTTACCCTTACTTTCAGAAGTGTGCGAAGTCACAGATACTTTAGCACTTGCAAAAAATAAACATCCGGGCCAAAAAAACTCCTTAGATGCACTTGTAAGACGTTATGAAATCCCTGCTAGAGACCGTACCTTCCACGGTGCATTACTCGATGCTGAGATCTTGGCCGATGTCTATCTTGCAATGACAGGAGGACAAGTTTCTTTTGACATGGATTCACTCTCTCAAGAGGAAAAAGATCAAAAGAAAACAACACGTCAGCGTATTCAAATTGACTTAGCTGTGATTCGCCCTTCTGAACATGAGTTGAGTGAACATGAGACTTGGGTCAAACAATTTGAAGAAAAACATGGCGAACCATGCCTTTTCGCAAAATAA
- a CDS encoding ABC transporter ATP-binding protein has translation MHSIQDNDLKKDHVLNVKQLTVTTEAGQVLVDQLSFDLAVGETVAIVGESGSGKSVSSLALLGLLPSHLNIQGQAYLNDQDLLALDSIALRQIRGQKIAMIFQEPMTALNPLHRVEKIIGETLLLQGWPKTKVREKVIALLNDVGIPEPEQKLRRYPHELSGGQRQRVMIAMALALEPDILIADEPTTALDVTLQTQILNLLKQLQQQRNMAMILISHDLNLVKRYADHVIVMNKGKVEEQGAITEIFTRPQASYTQHLLDHDFGQAIPYVEGQVILQLEQLAVRFPIKQGLLNRVKDYFTAVEPLSLRLEQGESLGVVGESGSGKSTLALAITRLIESDGQIVFLGQDLNQLNEKRLRPLRADFQIVFQDPFSSLNPRMTIGQIIGEGLALKVLDQALVDQQIEKTLEKVELPIDFKSRYPHELSGGQRQRVALARALVLQPKLMILDEPTSALDRTTQRAIVKLLRRLQQQEQISYIFISHDLQVIKAICQKVMVLRHAKLLEYQTTELLFSQPQTEYTRQLIAASQY, from the coding sequence ATGCATTCGATCCAAGACAATGATTTAAAAAAAGATCATGTACTCAATGTTAAACAATTAACTGTTACGACAGAGGCTGGCCAAGTTTTAGTTGATCAATTGAGTTTCGATTTAGCTGTGGGTGAAACAGTCGCAATCGTTGGTGAGAGTGGTTCAGGGAAATCAGTTAGCAGTTTGGCCTTGCTCGGATTGTTACCGAGCCATTTAAATATTCAGGGTCAAGCATATCTGAACGATCAGGACTTATTGGCTTTAGATTCAATCGCATTACGTCAAATTCGTGGGCAAAAAATTGCCATGATTTTCCAAGAGCCGATGACTGCCTTAAATCCTTTACATCGTGTTGAGAAAATTATTGGTGAAACATTACTGTTACAGGGTTGGCCAAAAACAAAAGTAAGAGAAAAGGTCATTGCCTTATTAAATGATGTGGGTATACCCGAACCTGAACAAAAATTACGTCGTTATCCCCATGAGTTGTCTGGTGGGCAAAGACAGCGCGTGATGATTGCAATGGCATTGGCACTTGAGCCAGACATTCTGATCGCAGATGAGCCAACAACAGCACTGGATGTAACTTTACAAACACAGATCTTAAACTTGCTTAAACAGTTACAGCAACAACGTAATATGGCGATGATTCTGATCAGCCACGACTTGAATCTTGTTAAGCGCTATGCAGATCATGTCATTGTCATGAATAAGGGAAAAGTAGAAGAGCAGGGTGCGATCACGGAAATTTTTACCCGACCACAAGCGAGTTATACACAACATTTATTGGATCATGATTTTGGCCAAGCTATCCCATATGTAGAGGGACAGGTTATTCTTCAATTAGAACAATTAGCGGTGAGATTTCCGATTAAACAAGGGCTGCTGAATCGAGTAAAAGATTATTTTACGGCAGTTGAGCCATTGAGTTTGAGATTGGAGCAAGGAGAATCTCTAGGCGTCGTAGGAGAAAGTGGATCTGGGAAATCGACTTTAGCCTTAGCAATTACCCGTTTGATTGAAAGTGATGGGCAAATTGTTTTCTTGGGGCAGGACTTGAATCAATTGAATGAAAAAAGATTGCGCCCTTTGCGAGCAGATTTTCAGATTGTGTTTCAAGATCCATTTAGCAGTTTGAACCCACGTATGACGATCGGGCAGATTATTGGTGAAGGATTAGCACTGAAAGTATTGGATCAAGCACTGGTAGATCAACAGATTGAAAAGACGTTGGAAAAAGTGGAATTGCCGATAGACTTTAAAAGTCGATATCCGCATGAGCTTTCTGGTGGGCAACGGCAACGCGTTGCTTTGGCACGCGCTCTAGTTTTACAGCCGAAATTGATGATCTTGGATGAGCCGACTTCAGCATTGGATCGCACAACACAGCGGGCGATTGTAAAGTTGTTGAGACGACTGCAACAACAAGAGCAAATTAGTTATATTTTTATCAGTCATGACTTACAAGTCATCAAAGCGATTTGCCAAAAGGTGATGGTGCTAAGACACGCAAAACTTTTGGAATATCAAACTACTGAGCTACTTTTTTCACAACCTCAAACTGAATATACCCGTCAGTTGATTGCCGCAAGTCAGTACTAG
- a CDS encoding extracellular solute-binding protein → MHLSHGRAQTLILLFGLGLGSQFSLAAQQTTPFLAVHATPQYTHLKVMPYADANASKGGILSQSSNGTFDNLNSMNGKGSSTAGVNYLFDTLMDHSLDEPNVMYPLLAEKATYDPHKPKFVIFYLNPKARFSNGDVLTAEDVKFTFDAYQQKANPGLKMYLSDLEKTEVLSKHQVKFTFRSDDNAEMPLIVASLPIYSKKDWQNKDFTRVTMQPILGSGPYLIDRIDAGRSITYKRNPNYWGKDLPVNRGRYNFDRLRYVYYRNLDVTFEGFKSGQFTLHEENTSRRWVTEYKFPAVQAGLIKKYNANLAKPLDFQSFVFNTRRKPLDDIYLRKALSYAYDFEWQNKALFYGQYQRLQSYFANSELAAVGRPSSAELSVIDPYLSKLNPLMQKGFLADWKFPASDASGFNRKNLLSARQILHDAGYSVRNGRLLDRQGKPIEIELLIHQDGLQRTLMPFVRNLKRLGITVNIRHVDVPQYIERMRRGDFDMTTMRLPQTITPGKEQAQFWGSKAADEEGNYNFAGIKNPAIDQVIQKIIAAESREQVVLHTRVLDRLLRAGYYHIPTYGKPEIWLAYWDMYQQPKQKPKLSVGLDYWWVDAEKAKKVDQYLRRK, encoded by the coding sequence ATGCACTTGTCTCATGGAAGAGCACAAACTCTCATCCTTTTATTTGGTCTAGGGCTGGGTAGCCAATTTAGTTTGGCTGCTCAACAAACGACGCCTTTTTTGGCTGTACATGCAACACCTCAGTACACTCATTTAAAAGTGATGCCTTATGCAGATGCTAACGCATCTAAAGGTGGAATATTAAGCCAATCAAGTAATGGAACATTTGATAATCTGAATAGTATGAATGGTAAAGGTAGCTCAACTGCTGGAGTCAATTATCTATTTGATACTTTAATGGATCATTCTTTAGATGAGCCGAATGTCATGTATCCATTGCTGGCAGAAAAGGCAACCTACGATCCGCATAAGCCTAAATTTGTTATTTTCTATCTGAATCCTAAGGCTCGGTTTAGTAATGGTGATGTACTGACCGCTGAAGATGTTAAATTTACTTTTGATGCCTATCAGCAAAAAGCCAATCCTGGACTAAAGATGTATTTGTCTGATTTGGAAAAGACAGAAGTTTTATCTAAGCATCAAGTCAAATTTACCTTTCGATCTGATGATAATGCAGAAATGCCGCTCATCGTGGCAAGTTTACCGATTTACTCTAAAAAAGACTGGCAGAATAAAGATTTTACCCGTGTAACGATGCAACCAATTTTAGGGTCAGGTCCTTATTTGATTGATCGGATTGATGCTGGGCGGAGTATCACCTATAAACGAAATCCAAATTATTGGGGTAAAGACCTTCCTGTCAATCGTGGACGTTATAATTTTGATCGCCTTAGATATGTGTACTATCGTAATTTAGATGTAACCTTTGAAGGGTTTAAATCTGGACAGTTCACACTGCATGAAGAGAATACGTCTCGTCGCTGGGTAACCGAATATAAATTTCCTGCTGTCCAAGCGGGACTTATCAAAAAATATAATGCAAATTTAGCCAAGCCCCTAGATTTTCAGAGCTTTGTATTTAATACAAGGCGAAAACCATTAGATGATATCTATTTGCGTAAAGCTTTGAGTTATGCTTACGATTTTGAGTGGCAAAATAAGGCTTTGTTTTATGGTCAATACCAACGCTTACAGAGTTATTTTGCAAATAGTGAATTAGCCGCAGTTGGACGACCATCATCCGCTGAACTTTCTGTCATTGATCCTTATTTATCAAAATTAAACCCATTGATGCAAAAGGGTTTTTTGGCTGATTGGAAATTTCCTGCATCAGATGCTAGTGGTTTCAATCGGAAGAATTTATTATCAGCTCGCCAAATCCTACACGATGCGGGGTATTCGGTTCGCAATGGTCGTTTACTTGATCGTCAGGGTAAACCCATTGAAATAGAACTGCTAATTCATCAAGATGGTTTACAACGTACTTTGATGCCTTTTGTTCGAAATTTGAAGCGTTTAGGTATAACGGTAAATATTCGGCATGTTGATGTGCCTCAGTATATAGAAAGAATGCGCCGTGGTGATTTTGATATGACCACGATGCGTTTGCCGCAAACCATTACACCAGGCAAAGAACAAGCTCAGTTTTGGGGGAGTAAGGCTGCGGACGAAGAAGGGAATTATAATTTTGCAGGCATTAAAAATCCTGCCATTGATCAAGTGATTCAAAAAATTATTGCCGCTGAAAGTCGAGAGCAGGTCGTTTTACATACACGGGTATTGGATCGCTTATTACGGGCTGGTTATTATCATATTCCAACTTATGGTAAGCCTGAAATATGGTTGGCATATTGGGATATGTACCAACAACCGAAGCAAAAACCAAAATTATCTGTTGGTTTAGATTATTGGTGGGTAGACGCTGAAAAAGCGAAGAAAGTAGATCAATATTTACGTAGGAAATAA
- a CDS encoding ABC transporter permease, whose product MSPVMKTRLARFKKNKLGFRCFILFTIIFILSLAAEFIANDKPLLVKYQDSFYFPVFKDYPETTYGGVFETATDYQDPAVRELISAHGWMISPIVPFSYQTPNLELTVPVPSKPTAQNWLGTDDQGRDVLARVLYGLRVSLLFGFALTICAAVLGIIVGAVQGYYGGWVDLLGQRILEVWGGLPMLFMVMILVSMFTPNVYWLFLIMLLFGWTALVGLVRAEFLRARNFDYVRAARALGVRDRTIIFRHILPNAMSSSLSQLPFMLTANITALTALDFLGYGLPPDAASLGELLLQGKNNLNAPWLALSGFFTLAIVLSLLIYIGEATRDAFDPRQ is encoded by the coding sequence ATGTCACCAGTGATGAAAACCCGTTTAGCACGTTTTAAAAAAAATAAATTAGGTTTCCGATGTTTTATTCTTTTTACCATTATTTTTATATTATCTCTGGCCGCAGAGTTTATTGCCAATGACAAGCCGTTATTGGTGAAATATCAAGATAGCTTTTATTTCCCTGTTTTCAAAGACTATCCAGAAACGACTTATGGTGGTGTGTTTGAGACTGCAACGGATTATCAAGACCCTGCTGTACGTGAGTTAATCTCTGCACATGGCTGGATGATTTCACCGATTGTTCCATTTTCATATCAGACCCCAAATTTGGAATTAACCGTTCCTGTGCCTTCTAAACCCACAGCACAAAACTGGTTGGGTACGGATGATCAAGGGCGCGATGTGTTGGCGCGAGTGCTGTATGGTTTGAGGGTGTCGTTGTTATTTGGTTTTGCTTTGACAATCTGTGCTGCAGTTTTAGGCATTATTGTGGGAGCGGTTCAGGGCTATTATGGTGGTTGGGTTGACTTGCTTGGACAGCGTATTCTGGAGGTGTGGGGTGGATTGCCAATGTTATTTATGGTGATGATCCTGGTGAGTATGTTTACACCCAATGTATATTGGCTGTTTCTGATTATGCTGTTATTCGGCTGGACAGCTTTGGTTGGGTTGGTTCGTGCAGAGTTTTTACGCGCGCGAAATTTTGATTATGTGCGTGCTGCTCGAGCATTGGGCGTTAGGGATCGTACAATTATTTTTCGACATATTTTACCGAATGCCATGAGTTCAAGTTTGTCGCAATTACCATTTATGTTGACGGCAAATATTACGGCATTAACTGCACTGGATTTTTTAGGTTATGGTTTGCCACCAGATGCAGCTTCACTTGGTGAGTTATTACTACAAGGGAAAAATAATTTAAATGCACCTTGGTTGGCATTGTCGGGCTTTTTTACACTCGCAATTGTGTTGTCATTATTGATTTATATTGGGGAGGCAACACGTGATGCATTCGATCCAAGACAATGA
- a CDS encoding lytic transglycosylase: MSKSSTLVSRTSATSLFKITVLTSALTALGITTGCSSTPHSSKTSSSKQLGSGYLDASSLDSLEDLLSATDMRAVEGDRLLVLKHGDVWKRMTVGFKMDLNRWDSRIEAQRGWFISRQPYLDRLSARASRYLYHTVKEAERRGMPTELALLPVIESSYDPAATSSAAAAGLWQFIPSTGRIYGLQQTSLYDGRRDVVESTRAAYEFLGSLYNQFGSWELALAAYNAGPGRVQQAINRNRAAGLPTDYWSLKLPQETMNYVPRFLAVAQIIKNPSAYGVSLPPIANRPHFREVSLSGPMALSEISTITGLSRAELYALNPAHRGEVMDPTSPMRILIPADLSPSIDARLRSNKSSGGFWASKTPPPAMNTSSNTSTTVRTTTSTTSPSNTGAVKTTPTMTASSTPTRPSSTTTNTRISTPKGSDALASFAASADVPSAPRIPVAITPAANVKPVSTEPPISSKEREQILATMKAEGEQKSVAKIAEPQATQAEKDQVVAEIKAIAPKGTEIVDPFDGKIKLTAIQTSQSVAEEKGQEVSKGFAYPKNLVEDKVTANSEDAKRNQGKPYISTDTEVVVVAPKGKRSTYVVQPGDTLAVIAQKNSVNWRDIAKWNQIDPAGTLFVGTSLYLYDAKPQAETAKVNETKPESYVVQSGDSLTSLASRFDLTVKQLADYNNLSITDGLLVGQRLTLKEPKNNPRTSQQTARATEAKAATSQKVATKSYTVKRGEYLKLIADRYALSNQELADLTEGLSATSSLMVGQRINVPLQEVGQAEETTNTKNTVKHENVTASTSYKTESYTVQRGDTLSSIATKSKITLNELAELNNLKTNSGVRLGQSLKIPAGSTVPDQYVVQSGDSLNAIASRYNLQVSYLADLNGLKPNSGVRIGQRLKLTGEVASIETPASVEPTRNSTITTSNRNTNTEQYTVKAGESLNSIASRLGMTGRELADLNQLRANTGLQRGQTILIPKTVTEYRVKRGDTLIGLASRYGMQTNALAEMNDLAPNTQLRIGDVIKVPNL, translated from the coding sequence ATGTCTAAATCGAGCACATTGGTGTCGCGTACATCTGCAACATCATTATTCAAAATCACTGTACTCACTTCTGCTTTGACTGCGCTGGGAATTACAACGGGCTGTTCTTCAACGCCACATTCTTCAAAAACTTCGTCTTCAAAGCAACTTGGTTCGGGCTATTTGGATGCAAGTAGTTTAGATTCACTTGAAGATTTACTTTCTGCAACAGACATGCGTGCAGTGGAAGGTGATCGCTTATTGGTTTTGAAACATGGTGATGTATGGAAACGTATGACCGTTGGTTTCAAGATGGATTTGAATCGCTGGGATTCTCGTATTGAAGCACAACGTGGTTGGTTTATTTCTCGTCAGCCATACTTGGATCGATTGAGTGCGCGTGCCAGTCGCTATTTGTACCATACAGTGAAAGAAGCTGAACGTCGTGGCATGCCAACTGAATTAGCTTTATTACCTGTAATTGAAAGCTCATATGACCCAGCAGCAACAAGTAGTGCTGCTGCGGCTGGTTTGTGGCAGTTTATCCCAAGTACGGGACGTATTTATGGTTTGCAGCAAACGAGTCTTTATGATGGTCGCCGTGATGTGGTGGAATCTACACGGGCTGCTTATGAATTCCTAGGAAGTTTATACAATCAGTTTGGTTCTTGGGAGTTAGCTTTAGCTGCTTATAATGCGGGTCCTGGTCGTGTACAACAAGCGATTAATCGAAATCGTGCTGCAGGTCTGCCGACTGATTATTGGTCATTAAAATTACCACAAGAAACCATGAACTATGTGCCACGCTTCTTGGCAGTTGCACAAATTATTAAAAATCCAAGTGCGTACGGGGTGTCATTGCCTCCAATTGCAAATCGTCCACATTTTCGCGAGGTGTCATTATCTGGACCTATGGCATTGAGTGAAATTTCTACAATCACGGGTCTAAGTCGTGCTGAGTTATATGCATTGAATCCTGCACATCGTGGTGAAGTGATGGACCCAACGAGCCCGATGCGTATTTTGATTCCAGCAGATTTAAGTCCATCTATTGATGCTCGACTTCGTTCAAATAAATCATCAGGTGGTTTCTGGGCGAGTAAAACGCCACCACCAGCGATGAATACTTCATCCAATACAAGTACAACAGTTCGTACAACGACAAGTACGACTTCACCATCAAACACTGGTGCAGTAAAAACAACACCAACGATGACGGCAAGTAGTACGCCTACTCGCCCAAGTTCAACAACGACGAATACCCGAATCTCTACACCGAAAGGATCTGATGCATTAGCCTCATTTGCTGCTTCAGCTGATGTTCCAAGTGCACCTCGTATTCCAGTTGCAATTACACCAGCGGCAAATGTAAAACCAGTAAGCACTGAGCCACCGATTTCGAGCAAAGAGCGTGAGCAAATTTTAGCAACAATGAAAGCCGAAGGTGAGCAGAAGTCAGTTGCTAAAATTGCAGAACCACAAGCTACACAAGCTGAAAAAGATCAGGTGGTTGCTGAAATTAAGGCAATTGCTCCGAAAGGTACTGAAATTGTTGATCCATTTGATGGCAAAATTAAGTTGACAGCAATTCAAACTAGCCAGTCTGTTGCTGAAGAAAAAGGACAAGAGGTCAGTAAAGGTTTTGCTTACCCAAAAAATTTAGTTGAAGATAAAGTTACTGCGAATAGTGAGGATGCAAAGCGCAATCAAGGCAAGCCTTATATTAGTACCGATACAGAAGTGGTTGTCGTTGCGCCAAAAGGTAAGCGTAGTACTTATGTAGTACAACCAGGTGATACGTTGGCTGTTATCGCGCAGAAAAATAGTGTGAACTGGCGTGATATTGCGAAGTGGAATCAAATTGATCCTGCGGGGACTTTGTTTGTTGGTACGAGCTTATATTTATATGATGCAAAGCCTCAAGCTGAAACGGCAAAGGTGAATGAAACTAAACCAGAAAGTTATGTGGTACAGTCTGGTGATAGTCTCACTAGCTTAGCAAGCCGTTTTGATTTAACAGTTAAACAATTGGCGGACTATAATAATTTATCTATTACGGATGGATTGTTGGTCGGTCAACGATTAACCTTAAAAGAACCAAAGAATAATCCACGCACATCACAGCAAACTGCTCGTGCAACTGAAGCAAAAGCTGCGACCTCACAAAAAGTTGCGACTAAATCATATACGGTTAAACGTGGTGAGTATTTGAAACTCATAGCAGATCGTTATGCGTTGTCAAATCAAGAACTGGCAGATTTGACTGAAGGATTATCTGCAACAAGTAGTTTAATGGTTGGACAACGAATCAATGTACCATTACAAGAAGTGGGGCAGGCTGAGGAAACAACCAATACAAAGAATACGGTAAAGCATGAAAATGTCACTGCATCAACCAGTTATAAGACTGAAAGTTATACGGTGCAGCGTGGTGATACCTTGTCGAGTATTGCCACTAAATCAAAGATCACACTAAATGAGCTGGCTGAATTAAACAATTTAAAAACCAATAGTGGTGTTCGTCTTGGACAAAGTTTGAAGATTCCTGCTGGTTCAACTGTGCCAGATCAGTATGTCGTACAGTCAGGGGATAGTCTGAATGCGATTGCCAGCCGATATAATTTACAAGTAAGTTACTTGGCTGACTTGAATGGTTTGAAACCGAATTCTGGTGTACGTATTGGACAGCGTCTAAAACTAACTGGCGAAGTTGCAAGTATTGAAACACCAGCATCTGTGGAACCAACTAGAAATAGTACTATTACCACAAGCAATCGTAATACAAATACTGAGCAATACACGGTGAAAGCAGGTGAGTCTTTAAATAGTATTGCGAGCCGTTTGGGTATGACAGGTCGTGAACTTGCTGATTTAAACCAGTTACGTGCAAATACAGGTTTACAGCGTGGTCAAACTATCTTGATTCCAAAAACAGTGACTGAATATCGTGTTAAACGTGGTGATACTTTAATTGGGTTGGCAAGTCGTTATGGTATGCAAACCAATGCATTAGCAGAAATGAATGACTTGGCTCCAAATACGCAGTTACGTATTGGGGATGTGATTAAAGTTCCAAATCTGTAA